In Elusimicrobiota bacterium, a single genomic region encodes these proteins:
- a CDS encoding NADH-quinone oxidoreductase subunit C, whose translation MNSETRTVASPFAFDTLRELRTDGYNVLVDLTAVDYSLYGKCRGRMGWEGNFPANAPEPKPHRFEVVYRLACIDPATGLESLPRLTVRAPYDDGSVLLSVRSVWPNADWLEREVWDMFGIRFEDRPEIKRLLLYEEFVGHPLRKDYPVKKRQPLIGPKSGELPDSPSFNAVRQEIPFE comes from the coding sequence ATGAATTCCGAGACCCGGACCGTGGCGTCGCCGTTCGCTTTCGACACCTTGCGCGAGCTCAGGACCGACGGCTACAACGTCCTGGTGGACCTCACGGCCGTCGATTACTCCCTTTACGGCAAGTGCCGGGGGCGCATGGGCTGGGAGGGGAACTTCCCGGCCAACGCCCCCGAACCCAAGCCCCATCGCTTCGAGGTCGTCTACCGCCTGGCCTGCATAGACCCGGCCACGGGCCTGGAGAGCCTGCCGCGCCTGACGGTGCGCGCTCCTTACGACGATGGTTCGGTCCTGCTCTCGGTCCGTTCCGTCTGGCCCAACGCGGACTGGCTCGAGCGCGAGGTCTGGGACATGTTCGGCATCAGGTTCGAGGACCGGCCCGAGATCAAGCGCCTGCTCCTCTACGAGGAGTTCGTGGGCCATCCTTTGCGCAAGGACTACCCGGTCAAGAAGCGCCAGCCCTTGATCGGGCCCAAGTCCGGCGAGCTGC
- a CDS encoding AAA family ATPase, with protein sequence MIEALEARAGDFLIGYRLAFPKDQQVEYDNQPLDFVDEMVALHIWRTCNDVQFGTEAQNDLLKRLLQRLGPRIMQANGQYPNVWLKYLRFSHRILIDAATEMPDFKLRPPYGIHGMKCCLDEASDLLISAWYFDNRSALPDSKSSNKRLVPPNIPQEGWNSGGLVGLVRKSFYEISQYLMYFDGDLDQREERSLLQLSQGLHDLPPRLWRRQNKSRPIAEVLSDLDKLVGLRDIKTEVKDLITFLGVTKQRSSLGLRATAVSRHLVFTGNPGTGKTTVARLLAEAFGSVGLLEHGHLVEVDRSGLVAAYVGQTALKTSAAIKKAMGGVLFIDEAYSLAGSEGNSDFGPEAIDTLLKAMEDQRDEFVLIVAGYTNEMARFLASNPGLESRFRKKFKFPDYTEQELIEVFSRFCAEHDYVLEQSGVEQFLTQVFSDLRKRDGNKFGNARVARNLFEFVVEAQSVRIGGLNTSINLNDAKKITQDDCLEGLRRMKRTFEKE encoded by the coding sequence ATGATCGAAGCCCTTGAGGCGCGGGCAGGAGATTTCCTCATTGGCTACAGATTGGCGTTTCCAAAAGATCAACAGGTCGAATACGACAACCAACCGCTCGATTTTGTTGATGAAATGGTAGCTCTCCACATCTGGCGCACATGTAATGATGTCCAGTTCGGAACTGAAGCCCAAAACGACCTTCTTAAACGCTTGCTTCAACGCCTGGGACCTCGAATTATGCAAGCAAATGGGCAATATCCAAATGTTTGGTTGAAATACCTCAGATTTTCCCATCGCATTCTCATTGATGCCGCAACGGAAATGCCAGATTTTAAGTTGCGCCCTCCGTATGGTATCCATGGGATGAAGTGCTGTCTTGACGAAGCTAGCGATCTATTAATTTCTGCTTGGTATTTTGACAATCGATCCGCTCTCCCAGATTCAAAATCTTCAAATAAACGGCTTGTTCCGCCTAATATTCCTCAAGAAGGATGGAACTCAGGCGGCTTGGTCGGTCTTGTCCGAAAAAGCTTTTATGAGATTTCCCAGTACCTCATGTATTTTGATGGCGATTTGGACCAGCGTGAAGAGCGCTCTCTTTTACAACTCTCTCAGGGATTGCATGATTTGCCCCCTCGTCTCTGGAGGCGTCAAAACAAATCTAGACCAATAGCAGAAGTGCTAAGCGATCTTGATAAATTGGTAGGGCTTCGGGACATTAAAACTGAAGTAAAGGATCTAATTACTTTTCTTGGAGTGACGAAGCAACGAAGTAGTCTTGGCCTTCGCGCAACGGCCGTATCAAGGCACCTTGTGTTCACCGGGAATCCTGGTACTGGAAAGACAACCGTAGCCAGACTACTGGCCGAAGCCTTTGGTTCCGTGGGCCTTCTTGAACACGGACATTTGGTCGAAGTTGATCGCAGTGGGCTTGTTGCTGCATATGTCGGACAAACTGCGTTAAAGACAAGTGCCGCAATAAAAAAGGCCATGGGGGGTGTACTCTTTATTGATGAGGCTTATTCCCTCGCAGGATCAGAGGGTAATAGTGATTTTGGCCCGGAAGCCATCGATACCTTACTAAAGGCGATGGAAGATCAAAGGGATGAATTTGTTTTGATTGTCGCTGGTTATACGAACGAAATGGCTAGATTCCTCGCATCTAATCCTGGGCTCGAATCAAGATTCCGAAAGAAATTTAAATTTCCAGATTACACCGAGCAGGAGCTGATTGAGGTCTTTTCCAGGTTTTGTGCAGAGCACGATTATGTTCTAGAACAAAGTGGAGTGGAACAGTTCTTAACTCAAGTGTTTAGCGACTTACGGAAACGCGACGGCAACAAATTTGGCAATGCCCGTGTGGCACGGAATCTTTTTGAGTTTGTTGTTGAGGCTCAAAGCGTCCGAATTGGGGGACTTAATACCTCCATAAATCTGAATGACGCAAAGAAAATTACCCAGGATGACTGTCTCGAAGGTTTGCGTCGAATGAAGCGGACATTTGAAAAAGAATAG